A genomic region of Bernardetia sp. ABR2-2B contains the following coding sequences:
- a CDS encoding PcfJ domain-containing protein, which produces MALSKLKLQKLKEEQILQNYQNTLKKNKRTHINSLRKVARKRAKNIFSPVYVNEKAHKLIQLMSYGSHKKEFSEIIALIAQKGKTESLLQEDYMLDALACVAKEHSFFIRDIEDWKPKGRSAEKIFADLVHHLFVKYEVPSCMTSLWFDNENKLARSWFIDVGQGKNASKLNHFPVPITKKEAHHFTKAPSKFTFIAAIRYGQAKTVGATTSFVNNLVKTDLGKYLYPKEEFWKEVIAFLVRNNPTATAHQLDIVVEYIWNQKFARLWGQNEKGQVVRKNPSDPNFSLKGKTWDSLWKKASEWFEIVGFIRQTAQEWAHFVIESNYVKAKTGQCFMFQQLLTKQELFDEGKNMNHCVSSYVGSCKNSKSAIFSMQNILSRGKSLVTIEVNPKTRKITQASRRFNESASSFEKEIIKEWAKRNDLKVPNYY; this is translated from the coding sequence ATGGCTTTATCAAAACTCAAACTCCAAAAACTAAAAGAAGAACAAATTCTTCAAAATTATCAAAACACACTCAAAAAAAATAAAAGAACACACATTAATTCGTTGCGAAAAGTAGCTAGAAAACGTGCAAAAAATATTTTTTCGCCAGTTTATGTCAATGAAAAAGCTCATAAATTAATTCAATTAATGAGTTATGGAAGTCATAAAAAAGAATTTTCAGAAATTATTGCTCTAATTGCCCAAAAAGGAAAAACAGAATCTCTTTTGCAAGAAGATTATATGTTAGATGCACTTGCTTGTGTGGCAAAAGAACATTCCTTTTTTATTAGAGATATAGAAGACTGGAAGCCAAAAGGAAGAAGTGCTGAAAAAATATTTGCTGATTTGGTACATCATCTTTTTGTCAAATATGAAGTTCCTAGTTGTATGACTTCGCTTTGGTTTGATAATGAAAATAAATTAGCTAGAAGTTGGTTTATTGATGTTGGACAAGGGAAAAATGCTTCAAAACTCAATCATTTTCCTGTTCCGATTACCAAAAAAGAAGCGCATCATTTTACAAAAGCACCTTCAAAATTTACTTTTATTGCAGCTATTCGTTATGGACAAGCAAAGACAGTAGGAGCAACAACAAGTTTTGTAAATAACCTTGTCAAGACCGATTTAGGGAAGTATTTGTATCCAAAAGAAGAGTTTTGGAAAGAAGTAATTGCTTTTTTAGTTCGAAATAATCCTACTGCAACAGCGCATCAATTGGACATTGTAGTAGAGTATATTTGGAATCAAAAATTTGCTCGTCTTTGGGGACAAAATGAAAAAGGACAAGTAGTTCGTAAGAATCCTTCTGACCCTAATTTTAGCTTGAAAGGTAAAACGTGGGATTCACTTTGGAAAAAAGCCTCTGAATGGTTCGAAATAGTTGGTTTTATTCGTCAAACAGCTCAAGAGTGGGCGCATTTTGTAATAGAAAGCAATTATGTAAAAGCCAAAACAGGGCAATGTTTTATGTTTCAGCAACTTCTTACCAAACAAGAATTATTTGATGAAGGCAAAAATATGAATCACTGTGTAAGCTCTTATGTAGGTAGTTGTAAGAATAGCAAATCAGCTATCTTTTCTATGCAAAATATCCTTTCAAGAGGGAAGTCTTTGGTAACCATAGAAGTAAATCCCAAAACACGAAAAATTACACAGGCATCTCGTCGTTTTAATGAGTCGGCTTCTTCTTTTGAAAAAGAAATCATAAAAGAATGGGCAAAACGAAATGACTTGAAAGTACCTAATTATTATTAA